The window TATTAATTAAAATGTCAAAATATTTAGGTATTAAATTAAACTTAAATGGATGTAGTCATTGCAATAGTAAAAATATATACTCTTTTTCAAATGATGATTTTGGATTTGTTTGTAAAGATCATTATCAATCAGATTACAAAATTTCTGCATCAGCAATAGAATTGTTATATTTAGTGAATAAAAATAAATTTAATTCTGCTATTAAGTATGAACAAATTTATCAAAAAATTTCACTAAGAATACTAACAGATTATATTAATTATCATTCAGGGTTTAATTTGTACAATTATTTATTTAATTAAATAGTGTATATGATAGGAGACAAATATGAGTAAAAAAATTGATCAAGAAACAATAGTTAATCATTTTAAGAATTATGGATTTGTTTATCAAAATTCTGAGATTTACAATGGTTTAGCAAATGCTTGAGATTTTGGACCTTTAGGTTCTTTAATTAAAAATAATTTAAAAAACTTATGATTAAAACACTTTATTTACTCTAAAAAAGAAATGCATTTAATTGACACTAATATTATTTTGAACCCTTTAGTTTGAAAGGCTTCAGGTCATATTGATAACTTTTCTGATCCTTTAATTGATTGTAAAGAATGTAAGTCACGTTTTAGAGCTGATAAATTGATATTAGAAAATACTAAAGAAGAAATTAATGAACAAACAGATTCTGATACTTTGATAAAAATCATTTCAGACAATAAAATAAAATGTCCTAATTGTAAGAAATCTAATTGAACTGAAATTAGAAAATTTAATTTAATGTTTGACACTTCAATTGGTGTTGTTGATGATAAAAAAGATTTAGTTTATTTAAGACCTGAAACAGCTCAAGGTATTTTTATTAATTTTAAAAACATTCAAAGAACCCAAAGACAAAAATTACCATTTGGTGTTGGCCAAATTGGTAAAGCTTTTAGAAATGAAATTACACCAGGTAATTTTATTTTTAGAACTAGAGAATTTGAACAAATGGAAATTGAATATTTTTGTGATAAAAAAGATAGTCCTAAGGTTTTTGATAACTTCTTAGAAAGTATTAAAACATTCTTATTTAAAACTTTAAAAATTCATGAAAACAATATAAAAATTATTGATTACCCTAAAGAAGAATTAGCTCACTACTCTAGTAGAACTGTAGATTTTTTATATAACTTTCCACATGGTTATAGTGAATTATGAGGGCTAGCAGATCGTGGGGAATTTGATTTAACAGCTCATCAAAATTTATCTAAAAAAAGTCTAGAATATCTAAATGAAGAAACTAAAGAAAAATTTGTTCCTTCAGTTATTGAACCATCTGTTGGTGTAGAAAGACTATTATATGCAATACTAATTGATGCTTATGATGAAGAAAAAATAGATGAAGAAAATAATAGAGTTGTTTTAAAACTTATTCCAGAATTAGCTCCTTATAAATTTGCTGTTCTTCCACTATCTAATAAATTGAATGATAAGGCTGAAGAAATATTTAATAATTTGATTCTTTCAAATATTTGTACATATGATTCTTCTGGTTCAATTGGTAAAAGATATAGAAGACAAGATGCAATTGGTACTCCATATTGTATAACAGTAGATTTCGATACTTTAGAAGATGAGTGTGTAACAATTAGGGATAGAGACAGCATGAAACAAATTAGAATTAAAATTAAAGATATAGATTTATCAAAAGTACAAGAACTATTCAAAAATGCAAAATAATACTACTAATAATAATTGAATATCTGATTTAGTCAAAAGTTATAGTATTGTTGATGTAGTGCAACATTATTTACAACTTTCAAAAAAGGGTAATGACTATAAAGCTATTTGCCCTTTTCATGCTGATAGAAATCCTTCACTTTCAGTATCTCCATCTAAAAATGTTTTCAAATGTTTTACATGTAATACTGGTGGTGATTCTTTAAGATTTATTATGTTGTATAAGAAAATTACTTATACTGAAGCAATTAAAGAATTTAAAACCATATTTAATATTACTGATCCTAATTTAGATAGATATATAAATTCAACTTCTAAAGTTAATGAAGAAGATCAAAAAATTTATAATGCTAACAAAAAAGCAAGTTTTTACTATAACAATACTTTATATGCAAAAGAAAATATTAAGTGTTTGCAATATTTAAAAGACAGACATATTGATGATGAACTAATTAAGTTTTATGAAATTGGTTTTGCTCCAAAACTTCCAAGAGATTATTTGTTGAATTTATTTGAATCAACAAAAAGTAATCATAATATTGATAACTATCAACTTCTAAATGCTGGATTAGTTTCTTTAACAGATAAGAATGAATTCATAGATTTTTTTCATGATAGATTAATAATTCCAATTAAAAATGAATTTGGTAATATTGCAGGTTTTTCAGGGAGAACAATTAGTCCAAATGAAAAAATTAAGTATATAAATACTAAAACTACTACTGTATTCCAAAAAGAAAATATATTATTTAACCTGTTTGCTTTTGATAAAACAAAATATGAAGAAATATTTATAGTTGAAGGTTACATGGATGTTTTTGCTTTTAGAAGATTAGGAATTGAAAATGTAATTGCATCTATGGGGACAGCATTTACAATTAATCAAATTAATATTATTAAGAAATATAAAAACATTAAAAGAATTATTTTATGTTTGGATAATGATAATGCTGGTAATGAAGCAACAATATCACTTTATGAAAAGTTAACTAAAAATAATTTTGATATTTTTTTGGTAAGACCATATAGTAAAAAATTTAAAGATGTTGATGAACTTTCAAGACAATTACCAAAAGAAGAATGTTTGAAAATTATTAATGACCAAATAGGATTTGTTGAATATCAAATTGAAAAACTTAAACAAATGAATTTATCTTATAAAGATAAAAAAATTGAATTATCTTCAATTGTTGATATGATAAGTGACTTTGCTTATAACCAAAAATTCTTTACAGAAGATAAGAAAATGATTTGTGACTTTTTTGAAATTGATGTCCCTGAACTTCAATCACTTCTTGATGAAAAAGCAAAGAAGTCCATCAAAGGTACTGGTAAAAATTTTCAAAATAATAAAAACAAAAACTTCATCCACTTTTCTAATGAATTAAAACAAGCTATAGATAGTGCAATAGATAATGAAGTTGGAAAGGGATCAAATAGAGAAAATAATCTTTTTGTTGAAATTAAAAATCCAATAAAAGAACGAGAAATAACCAAACTAAAAGAACAAGAAAAAACCTTGTTTTTAAATATGTTGTTCTCAAAAGAGTTAGCAGAAATGTATTTCAAATACTTAGGATATTTAGTTTTTATTAATCCAAAAAATGAAGATGCAGTTGTATATAGAGTGCATAGGATAGTTATAGAAATTTTGAGAGAAAATCTTAAAAATAAAACATATGATGTTGAGGATATTTGTAATCAAATTATTAATTCTGATAAATTGAATGGAACTCACAAAGATTTTTTTAATGGTGAATTAAATAGATATTTAAAAATAAATAACTTACCTGATATAAAAAGGGATGCTTCTTCTATTAGGGAGAAAGACCCTTCTTTTGAAGAAAAAATATTATCAGAAGGGATTACTCTTTTAACTGAATTAAGAAACCATCAATTCAAACAAATAATTGAAGATAAAAAAATAGAAGTTCGTGAATTGAAAATGAATGGGAAATTGAAAGAAGCTGAAGAGAAAGAAAAAGAAATTAAGTTAATTGAAAAAGAAAAAAAACTATTTAATGAAGCAATAAATACAGAGAAATCAATGCACTAGTTTTAAAGCTTTGATAATCAGTATTAGGAGATGAACTTATTGGTAATGTACTAATATTGGGTAATGGTCAATTTACGGTTTAAACATTTGTAGTTTTTATAATAAGTTTATTTAATCTAATTACTATTACCTATTGGATTTTGAAATAATTTCATATTTCATTTTCTAATAGGGTTTTTATTTTTTTGTTAAATTAATTTAGATAAATTGTTAACAAATTCAATCTCATCTGTTACCACAAATATTTTTATGATATTTCTATCAATGTTTTAATTGTATTCACAGCACAAATTAACTTTTTGATTTTATCTAGTAACAAAAGTAAGTGAATTGTTTTTAAATACTTTTATTTCAGATTTATTTATAGAATATTTTAAATGTTTTACAGTTTATCAGTATTTTGGTTTTAACTAATTTATTTAGACAAATGTATCTAACAAGTTTAGTGTATTTATTTGGTGAATAATGTCATTTTTATTGAATATGTTAGTATAAAGAACTGATATTTCTAAAATACTATCTATTTATACAAAAACTAGTTAATTATTATTTTTTGTTTTTTAACAGTAATTAAATTAATAGGTTTAATTCCTATTTTTTTATATTGATTAAAATTTGGATTATTTTTTTGGAATATTATTTTCCTATATCATTTTGCAATTTAAGTTAATTTTTCATAAAAATTACTGCATTTTTTATGACATTGGCCCCAAAAATTAACATTAATATAGTGTATTGACATATGATAGAGCAACAAAGAAATTTTTAATGACTACTTGGTCTAGCACCTATCATTATTGATGTTTTTAAATGAAATTGTTCTTTTATACATCATCATTGAGTCTTTGATTTTTCAACTAAAATAAATTTAAAAGATTTGTGTCAATACAACAATACAAATTCTTAAAGTTTAATAACATTTAGGATCTTCATTTGGTGGAAAAACAGAATTTTTTTTCAACAATAAACACATATTATGTAATTTGTAATTTATAATTAGTTTATATATTTACTAATTTTGTTTGCAGACTCAGCTATGTGTTTTAAGAAGTTTTCTTAAACTTAGTTATTAAACAGAAAGGTAAATATATGCAAAATAATTTGAAAAAAAGCATTAAAACTACTAATGCTGAATCAACAAATAAAAATTTATATTATGACTCTTTCAATGGAAATATGAAAACAAGTGTTTTCATTAATAGAATTAGAGATTCTCAAACTGTAAATCTTAAAGATTACAGTGAAAAAGTAATTGATTATTATATTGATCAAGAAACTAATGAAAGAGTTAAGACAGTCAAATTTAAAGCTAAATCAATTGAGGGGAATATCATGATCAGAGAAAATAATCCATCTCCAGATATTTTGGAAGAAATTCTTAAACAACTTAAAACAATAAGTAGCGATGTATCTGAACTGAAAACAGATGTTGCTCAACTAAAAACTGACATGGTAGAAGTTAAAGCAGATATTGTTGAATTAAAAACAGATGTTGCTCAACTGAAAACTGATATGGTTGAAGTTAAAGCAGATATTGTTGAATTAAAAACAGATGTGTCTCAGTTAAAAAAAGATGTTTCTAGAATCATGAAGTGTCCAACAATTGTAAGAGAATTAGCTGAAATAGACTAGTCAATAAGCACCCAATTTATTGGGTGTTTTTTCATTTTTGCCAATTATTTTTTATTTTAATTTTAAAAGCTATATTGATTAATTAATGTGTATTAACATATTATTTAATAGAATATTTATTTTAAAAATATATTATGACTCTTTCAATGGAAATATGAAAACAAGTGTTTTCATTAATAGAATTAGAGATTCTGAAACTGTAAATCTTAAAGATTACAGTGAAAAAGTGATTGATTCTTATATTGATCAAGAAACTAATGAAAGAGTTAAGACAGTCAAATTTAAAGCTAAATCAATTGAGGGGAATATCATGATTAGAGAAAATAACCCATCTCCAGATATCTTGGAAGAAATTCTTAAACAACTTAAAACAATAAGTAGTGATGTATCTGAATTAAAAACAGATGTTGCTCAACTGAAAACTGATATGGTTGAAGTTAAGGCAGATGTTACTCAGTTAAAGAAAGATGTTTCTAGAATCATGAAGTGTCCAACAATTGTAAGTGAATTATCTGAAATAGACTAATTAATAGGCACCCAATTTATTGGGTGTTTTTTATTGCTGGTGATTTGGTTTTATGAAAATTGTTGAAAATAATATTGATTAATTAATGTGTATTAACATATTATTTAATAGAATATCTATTTTTAAAAAACGAATTTATACTATGACTCTTTCAGTGGAAATATGAAAACAAGTGTTTTAATCAGTAGAATTAGAGATTCTGAAACTGTAAATCTTAAAGATTATAGTGAGAAAGTGATTGATTCTTATATTGATAAGAAACCAACGAAAGAGTTAAGACAGTGAAATTTAAAGCAAAATCAATTGAAGGGAATATCATGATTAGAGAAAACAATCCATCTCCAGACATTTTGGAAGAAATTCTTAAACAACTTAAAACAATAAGTGGTGATGTATCTGAATTAAAAACAGATGTTGCTCAACTGAAAACTGATATGGTTGAAGTTAAAGCCGATATTCTTGAATTAAAAACAGATGTGTCTCAGTTAAAAAAAGATGTTTCTAGAATCATGAAGTGTCCAACAGTTGTAAGAGAATTAGCTGAAATAGACTAAATTGGGTTATTGTACTTATTTTTGAATGAAACACAATTTATGGTTTAAGCATTCAAATTTTTTACAACAATTTATTTTTTAATATATCCTATTTGATTTTGAAATAAACTATATTTAATTTTCAATAGGATTTTTAATTGTTGTAAATATTAGTGTTATCCTATTTAAAATTAGGTTGAATTTTAACCTAATTTTTTATAGTCTAATGTTGTGCTTTAAGTTGTTTATAGATTACTAGTTAATTATTTTATTAAAATAAGTTTAAATATCCTTTGTTTTAGAACTTTATTTCAAGTCTTTTTTAATGATTTTTTTATCATAATAAAAACTCCAATTAAAAATAATAAGATATTTCTAATTGGAGTTTTCTGAAATTGTAACTATTTCTATTTTTTCATTTGACTTAACAATAAGTTAGCACTTTCTTTGTATTTACCTTCATTGTACATTTGAATTGGTTTAGCTAATTTGTATTTAATGCTTTCATCTTGAACCATTTGCAAACAAGAGTAATTAATCATTTTTTCTATATATGCTTTCATTAATTCTTGTCTTGATAAGTTCATTTCTAAAGCAGATATTTCACCTTTTGTTTCACTTAGTAAAGCAAAGTTATATTCTAAGTTATTTGATTTTTCATTGAAGAATTTATTTTCAATATTATCTAATTCACGATTTAATTTATCAATTAAGATAATGTGGTTTTCAACATTAATATTATTCTCAATAATAAAAGCCTTCATTTGAGTAAGGATTAATTTATTAGCTGTTATGTCATTTAGTATTTTTTTAGAATAATCATATTTTTTATCAACATCTAAAACTATTTTGTCAGCTAATGATAATGCTTCAATAATCTCTTCAATAATTTGTTTTGCACTTTCCAATAATTCTCCAGGGTTATAGTTGTTTTTATTAGAAGTAGCAAAATAATTATTTAGCTTACTTAATATGTTTGAAAAAGAATAATTAGACTTAATAATTAAATCTTTGATTTCTCTATCTTCAG is drawn from Malacoplasma penetrans HF-2 and contains these coding sequences:
- a CDS encoding glycine--tRNA ligase is translated as MSKKIDQETIVNHFKNYGFVYQNSEIYNGLANAWDFGPLGSLIKNNLKNLWLKHFIYSKKEMHLIDTNIILNPLVWKASGHIDNFSDPLIDCKECKSRFRADKLILENTKEEINEQTDSDTLIKIISDNKIKCPNCKKSNWTEIRKFNLMFDTSIGVVDDKKDLVYLRPETAQGIFINFKNIQRTQRQKLPFGVGQIGKAFRNEITPGNFIFRTREFEQMEIEYFCDKKDSPKVFDNFLESIKTFLFKTLKIHENNIKIIDYPKEELAHYSSRTVDFLYNFPHGYSELWGLADRGEFDLTAHQNLSKKSLEYLNEETKEKFVPSVIEPSVGVERLLYAILIDAYDEEKIDEENNRVVLKLIPELAPYKFAVLPLSNKLNDKAEEIFNNLILSNICTYDSSGSIGKRYRRQDAIGTPYCITVDFDTLEDECVTIRDRDSMKQIRIKIKDIDLSKVQELFKNAK
- the dnaG gene encoding DNA primase codes for the protein MQNNTTNNNWISDLVKSYSIVDVVQHYLQLSKKGNDYKAICPFHADRNPSLSVSPSKNVFKCFTCNTGGDSLRFIMLYKKITYTEAIKEFKTIFNITDPNLDRYINSTSKVNEEDQKIYNANKKASFYYNNTLYAKENIKCLQYLKDRHIDDELIKFYEIGFAPKLPRDYLLNLFESTKSNHNIDNYQLLNAGLVSLTDKNEFIDFFHDRLIIPIKNEFGNIAGFSGRTISPNEKIKYINTKTTTVFQKENILFNLFAFDKTKYEEIFIVEGYMDVFAFRRLGIENVIASMGTAFTINQINIIKKYKNIKRIILCLDNDNAGNEATISLYEKLTKNNFDIFLVRPYSKKFKDVDELSRQLPKEECLKIINDQIGFVEYQIEKLKQMNLSYKDKKIELSSIVDMISDFAYNQKFFTEDKKMICDFFEIDVPELQSLLDEKAKKSIKGTGKNFQNNKNKNFIHFSNELKQAIDSAIDNEVGKGSNRENNLFVEIKNPIKEREITKLKEQEKTLFLNMLFSKELAEMYFKYLGYLVFINPKNEDAVVYRVHRIVIEILRENLKNKTYDVEDICNQIINSDKLNGTHKDFFNGELNRYLKINNLPDIKRDASSIREKDPSFEEKILSEGITLLTELRNHQFKQIIEDKKIEVRELKMNGKLKEAEEKEKEIKLIEKEKKLFNEAINTEKSMH